A region from the Stygiolobus caldivivus genome encodes:
- a CDS encoding tyrosine--tRNA ligase, with amino-acid sequence MSVEEKINLIKRNTEEIVTLEELKKKLEEGTKLKGYIGFEPSGLFHIGWLIWGQKVKDLVEAGVEMSLLVATWHAWINDKLGGDLERIHLAGEYAVDVLNSYGVDMSKVRVVYAEDFVKDPNYWALVIRVAKNTSLARMKRALTIMGRKAEEAELDTSKLIYPAMQVSDIFYQDLDIALGGTDQRKAHMLARDVADKVGKKKVIAVHTPLLVSLQGGQRMNAQGMDEDDYLASIKMSKSKPETAIFVHDPPELVEAKLRSAYCPKGVIEDNPVLQINKYIIFANKGTLKVERDAKYGGDIEFKTYEELERTFAEGKLHPLDLKLATARKLNEILEPIRKSLYSKSKFETLISDIEKSVTR; translated from the coding sequence TTGAGCGTCGAGGAAAAGATAAACCTCATAAAGCGAAACACTGAAGAGATAGTAACCTTAGAAGAACTTAAGAAAAAACTAGAAGAAGGAACGAAACTTAAGGGATATATTGGATTTGAGCCAAGTGGACTGTTTCACATAGGTTGGCTTATTTGGGGGCAAAAAGTCAAGGATTTAGTTGAAGCCGGTGTAGAGATGTCGCTATTAGTAGCAACATGGCATGCATGGATCAATGATAAGTTAGGTGGTGATCTAGAAAGGATACACCTTGCTGGCGAATATGCCGTAGATGTATTAAACTCGTACGGGGTTGATATGAGTAAAGTTAGAGTTGTCTATGCTGAAGATTTTGTGAAAGACCCTAATTATTGGGCCCTTGTAATAAGGGTAGCTAAGAATACTAGCCTAGCGAGGATGAAACGAGCACTTACAATTATGGGCAGAAAAGCTGAAGAAGCCGAACTCGACACGTCTAAACTGATCTATCCTGCGATGCAGGTATCGGATATTTTCTACCAAGACCTGGACATTGCCTTAGGGGGGACAGACCAAAGGAAAGCACATATGTTAGCTAGAGATGTAGCGGATAAAGTAGGTAAGAAAAAAGTAATTGCTGTCCATACGCCACTGCTCGTTAGCCTTCAAGGAGGACAAAGGATGAACGCACAAGGAATGGATGAGGATGACTACCTAGCGTCAATAAAGATGAGCAAATCGAAACCTGAAACAGCTATCTTTGTGCACGACCCACCGGAGTTAGTAGAGGCAAAGCTGAGAAGTGCTTATTGCCCGAAAGGTGTAATTGAAGATAACCCCGTATTACAAATTAACAAGTATATCATATTCGCAAATAAGGGCACACTAAAGGTGGAGAGAGACGCGAAATACGGTGGAGACATAGAATTTAAGACATATGAAGAACTGGAGAGGACTTTTGCAGAAGGAAAATTGCATCCATTAGACTTAAAGCTTGCGACAGCAAGAAAACTTAATGAGATCTTAGAACCGATAAGAAAAAGTCTGTACTCTAAGTCTAAGTTTGAAACTCTGATCTCTGATATAGAAAAAAGTGTGACTAGATAA